In a single window of the Prevotella melaninogenica genome:
- a CDS encoding thioredoxin family protein: MKRRRYILLLVSLLMMAVQLRAQQGAEATNGIKFFKGTFSEALAQAKQENKIVFVDFYAVWCVPCKKMAKTVFTQEEVGKYFNEHFISLQLDAEKGENVDIAKNYKVAAYPTVAFIAPDGKALSVNTGAMDKDELMEAAKIAAGESVSFEELYNKYKADNNDLDVQQQLLLKAPSFLQAQEGMDADKWVTRLQKLYKSYVAAKAPLKLINENDYCIILTLEGDEDKEHKQYMIDLMNDHLDDWMKTLGKAPAYYIVEANDIFAEDMAKDGNVKYKDYVEKVKNQYAKAYEVVGLTGITPYEKAKLYFDALFNLYKNKDVNGYVKAMETYFDKMENNLRSADYGKAAQNLYMAAGKSLKAKDHEVAIKWAEKALAQEDAVMDRVNYMVMIGDSYRELKNYGKAREYYNQAFAETLRLENMEMPQAMLQGAIKQKLSTLELLEK; this comes from the coding sequence ATGAAAAGAAGAAGATATATCTTACTGCTCGTATCCCTTTTAATGATGGCAGTACAACTTCGTGCACAGCAGGGTGCAGAAGCAACAAATGGCATAAAATTCTTTAAGGGTACTTTCAGTGAGGCCTTAGCACAAGCTAAGCAGGAGAATAAGATTGTTTTTGTTGACTTCTATGCAGTGTGGTGTGTTCCTTGTAAGAAAATGGCAAAGACTGTTTTCACACAGGAGGAAGTAGGAAAGTATTTCAATGAGCACTTCATTAGCTTGCAGTTGGATGCTGAGAAGGGTGAGAATGTTGATATTGCTAAAAACTACAAGGTAGCTGCATATCCAACAGTAGCTTTCATTGCACCAGATGGTAAGGCTTTGTCTGTGAATACAGGTGCAATGGATAAGGACGAACTTATGGAGGCCGCTAAGATTGCAGCCGGCGAGAGTGTAAGTTTTGAAGAGCTTTATAATAAGTACAAGGCTGATAACAACGATCTTGATGTTCAGCAGCAACTTCTTCTCAAGGCACCATCTTTCTTGCAGGCACAGGAGGGTATGGATGCAGACAAGTGGGTAACACGTTTGCAGAAACTTTATAAGAGCTATGTAGCTGCAAAGGCACCATTGAAGCTTATCAATGAGAATGATTATTGTATCATTCTTACATTGGAAGGTGATGAAGATAAGGAGCACAAGCAGTATATGATTGACCTTATGAACGACCACCTTGATGATTGGATGAAGACCCTTGGTAAGGCACCAGCTTACTACATTGTTGAGGCTAACGACATCTTTGCTGAGGATATGGCAAAGGATGGCAACGTAAAGTATAAGGACTATGTAGAGAAAGTTAAGAACCAGTATGCAAAGGCATACGAGGTTGTAGGCTTGACAGGTATTACTCCATACGAGAAGGCAAAGCTTTACTTTGACGCTCTCTTCAACTTGTATAAGAACAAGGATGTAAATGGCTATGTGAAAGCCATGGAGACCTATTTCGATAAGATGGAGAACAATCTCCGTTCAGCTGACTATGGTAAGGCTGCACAGAACCTCTACATGGCAGCAGGCAAGAGTCTGAAGGCTAAGGATCATGAGGTTGCTATCAAGTGGGCTGAGAAAGCTTTGGCACAGGAAGATGCTGTGATGGATCGTGTAAACTATATGGTAATGATCGGTGACTCTTATCGTGAGTTAAAGAACTATGGTAAGGCACGTGAATACTATAACCAGGCATTTGCTGAGACACTCCGTTTAGAGAATATGGAGATGCCACAAGCTATGTTGCAAGGTGCAATCAAGCAGAAGCTCTCTACGCTCGAACTCCTTGAAAAGTAA
- a CDS encoding cation diffusion facilitator family transporter — MEKEKKSEGMTSVIAALGANILVAISKFVGFAVSGSAAMLNESIHSVVDCGNQILLLVGNRQSTAKATEQHPFGQARAKYFYSLVVAMMLFFAGGALGIMEATQKMFHPEHSLENTWLIIAILVFGLLVELGSLRIAFKEIKELNKDNLSLYRFLRESRHSEILIIFAEDSCAVLGLLIALGGTFLTHFTGNPFYDALSGVLIGVLLCAAALFLAREFYSLLIGESVTQKDLSRIKEVFNRTEVDRLINVKTIHLGPNDILVTAKIDVKNEYEAQAPQLVNDIEKNMRAAFPDYKIYIYIETDKYKEDY, encoded by the coding sequence ATGGAAAAGGAAAAGAAAAGTGAAGGAATGACGAGTGTTATTGCTGCCTTAGGTGCAAACATCTTGGTAGCGATTTCAAAGTTTGTTGGTTTTGCAGTGTCTGGCTCAGCTGCGATGTTGAATGAGTCTATCCATAGTGTTGTGGATTGTGGCAATCAGATACTGCTATTGGTAGGTAACCGCCAGTCGACAGCAAAGGCAACGGAGCAGCATCCGTTCGGACAGGCACGTGCTAAGTATTTCTATAGCTTGGTTGTTGCAATGATGTTGTTCTTCGCTGGTGGTGCATTAGGTATCATGGAAGCAACACAGAAAATGTTTCACCCAGAACACAGTTTGGAGAATACATGGCTTATCATCGCTATTCTTGTCTTTGGACTCTTAGTAGAATTGGGCAGCCTGCGCATTGCCTTCAAGGAAATAAAGGAACTGAATAAGGACAATCTTTCACTTTATCGTTTCCTACGAGAGAGCCGTCACAGTGAAATCCTCATCATCTTCGCAGAAGACAGTTGTGCTGTTCTCGGTTTGCTGATAGCCTTAGGCGGTACGTTTCTCACCCATTTCACGGGAAATCCTTTCTATGATGCCCTCTCAGGTGTGCTGATTGGCGTGCTCCTCTGTGCTGCAGCCCTCTTCTTGGCACGTGAGTTCTATAGTCTGCTTATTGGAGAGAGTGTTACACAAAAAGACCTATCACGTATTAAGGAGGTATTTAACAGAACAGAAGTCGACCGCCTCATCAACGTCAAGACTATCCACCTCGGTCCTAATGACATCCTTGTCACTGCAAAGATTGACGTCAAGAACGAATACGAAGCGCAAGCACCTCAGTTGGTTAACGACATTGAGAAGAATATGCGTGCCGCTTTCCCTGACTACAAGATTTACATCTATATTGAGACAGATAAATATAAGGAAGATTATTAA
- a CDS encoding M16 family metallopeptidase — protein sequence MFKNIIKCLSSVPVALLIGFLLFPLSPANAQMKGLKKGKLANGLTYYIYNDGSATGEAQYYLYQNVGAILENDDEMGLAHVLEHLAFNTTDHFPNGVMNFLRSNNLNDFEAFTGVDDTRYAVHNVPTNDAKLNENMLWVLRDWCHGVKMTPNDIEKERGIILEEWRHRSGVDRRLTDAIAPVVYNHAGYATHNVIGSQKILETFQQKQVKQFYDKWYRPNMQFVAVIGDVDVDQMEKNIQTVFKTLPAKQAPAVNPQTRQIPDNTTPLYMRFIDPENKSASFGLYQRYEVKGNAPEEDRVRQFIFTKFFNTLAPKRFVMLKNADKESYIAAEVSLSPLVRNYYQMAWDMVPYQGNEQKALQQMLAVRDNLRDQGFTAAEFNAEKEKMYNGMKDVLEAQGLGTPDNALMLFRQNFLYDIPVQDFRGQINRNLETLVELEVEDMNAWMKSLLNDNNLAFVTYSKSQSEMNITENDLMAALKEKSSFSDMARADGMKPISQLIDFPLTGGKIVSEKQLKTLQAKEWTLSNGAKVLYRNVPELSGKFLFAGSAEGGKSIVPAQDIANYTAMRSLLMQSGVYNYNRNQLAQWLQGKNINLSLSLEDYSDGVGGNAPVDNADDFFSYLYLILSRQNFSKSAFDKYIQRNLYVYENRATTGMAAVQDSIQQLLYPVSAMNPRQDETFFKSVQYDKLQEQFQAHLGDASRFTYCLIGDIPEAKAKELVLRYIGSLKGEGKPVKTAIQPLDFSSSTPVIKRTFETETEGGMAEIEISFANKQKLSEREQAALEVMRGILERRYFDVLREKEHLTYTVGVQSNYTSQPVAGESLNIHLSTAKENADKAVSLVYSILDDVKAGRFTADEFKAAMVPLAVDEEQAAAAQSSSDPSVWMALLNIYAETGNELSPNDSAASAPVFKTLTPQDITAVAMKVMTNAKQREIIVKPAAQEGKHTFK from the coding sequence ATGTTCAAGAATATTATTAAATGCCTATCGAGCGTGCCAGTGGCACTGCTCATAGGCTTTTTGCTTTTTCCCCTTAGTCCTGCTAATGCGCAGATGAAAGGACTTAAAAAGGGGAAACTGGCAAATGGGCTTACTTATTATATCTACAATGATGGCTCTGCAACTGGTGAGGCACAATACTACCTCTACCAGAACGTAGGTGCTATCTTGGAGAATGATGACGAAATGGGATTGGCACACGTGTTAGAGCATTTGGCTTTTAATACGACAGACCACTTCCCTAATGGTGTGATGAACTTCCTTCGCAGCAATAACCTTAATGACTTTGAGGCTTTCACGGGTGTTGATGATACGCGTTATGCTGTTCATAACGTACCTACAAATGATGCGAAGCTTAATGAAAATATGCTTTGGGTGCTCCGTGACTGGTGTCATGGCGTCAAGATGACCCCTAACGATATCGAAAAGGAACGTGGAATTATCCTTGAGGAATGGCGTCATCGTTCGGGAGTAGACCGTCGTCTGACTGATGCTATTGCACCTGTTGTTTATAATCATGCAGGTTATGCTACTCATAATGTGATTGGTTCACAGAAGATACTGGAAACCTTCCAGCAGAAGCAGGTAAAGCAGTTCTATGATAAGTGGTACCGTCCTAATATGCAGTTTGTTGCTGTTATTGGTGATGTGGATGTAGACCAGATGGAGAAGAATATCCAGACTGTCTTCAAGACATTACCAGCTAAGCAGGCCCCTGCTGTAAATCCACAGACAAGACAGATACCTGATAATACAACACCGCTCTATATGCGTTTCATTGACCCAGAGAACAAGAGTGCTTCTTTTGGTCTTTATCAACGCTATGAGGTGAAGGGCAATGCTCCAGAAGAGGACCGTGTGCGTCAGTTCATCTTCACTAAGTTCTTCAACACATTGGCTCCAAAGCGTTTTGTGATGTTGAAGAATGCTGATAAGGAGAGTTATATAGCAGCTGAGGTGAGTCTGTCTCCTTTGGTAAGAAACTATTATCAGATGGCATGGGATATGGTTCCATATCAGGGCAATGAACAGAAGGCTCTTCAGCAGATGTTGGCTGTACGTGATAATCTGCGTGACCAAGGCTTTACAGCTGCTGAGTTCAATGCTGAGAAGGAAAAGATGTACAATGGAATGAAGGATGTTCTTGAGGCACAAGGATTAGGTACGCCAGACAATGCTTTAATGCTTTTCCGTCAGAACTTCCTCTATGACATTCCTGTACAAGACTTCCGTGGACAGATTAACCGTAACCTTGAGACTTTGGTTGAGTTAGAGGTTGAGGATATGAATGCTTGGATGAAGTCATTACTTAATGACAATAATCTTGCTTTTGTCACCTATTCCAAGTCACAGAGTGAGATGAATATTACCGAGAACGACCTTATGGCTGCATTGAAGGAAAAGAGTTCATTCAGCGATATGGCTCGTGCTGATGGTATGAAGCCTATCAGTCAGTTGATTGACTTCCCTCTGACAGGAGGAAAGATTGTTTCTGAGAAGCAGTTGAAGACTTTGCAGGCAAAGGAGTGGACACTCTCTAATGGTGCAAAAGTTCTTTATCGTAATGTTCCAGAGTTGAGTGGTAAGTTCCTCTTTGCTGGTTCTGCAGAAGGTGGTAAGTCTATTGTTCCAGCACAGGATATTGCTAACTACACTGCAATGCGTTCGCTCTTGATGCAGTCTGGTGTCTATAATTATAATAGAAATCAGTTAGCACAGTGGTTGCAGGGTAAGAATATTAATCTTTCTCTCTCGTTAGAGGATTATAGTGATGGTGTGGGTGGTAATGCACCTGTTGACAATGCTGACGATTTCTTCAGCTATCTGTATTTGATTCTCTCACGTCAGAACTTCTCAAAGTCAGCCTTTGACAAGTACATCCAGCGTAACCTCTACGTCTATGAGAATCGTGCAACAACAGGTATGGCAGCCGTACAGGATTCTATCCAGCAGTTACTCTATCCGGTTAGTGCGATGAATCCACGTCAGGATGAGACTTTCTTCAAGTCTGTTCAGTACGATAAGTTACAGGAACAGTTCCAAGCACATCTTGGTGATGCGTCACGTTTTACCTATTGTCTTATTGGTGACATTCCAGAAGCAAAGGCAAAAGAGTTGGTTCTTCGCTATATTGGTTCTCTCAAGGGCGAAGGTAAGCCTGTGAAGACAGCTATTCAGCCATTGGACTTCTCTTCATCTACGCCAGTCATTAAGCGTACCTTCGAGACGGAAACAGAAGGTGGTATGGCTGAGATTGAGATTTCCTTTGCTAATAAGCAGAAACTTTCTGAGCGTGAGCAAGCTGCTTTGGAGGTGATGCGTGGAATCTTGGAGCGTCGTTATTTTGATGTATTGCGTGAGAAAGAGCATCTTACTTATACCGTAGGTGTACAAAGCAACTATACCTCACAGCCGGTAGCTGGCGAGAGTCTTAACATCCACCTCTCTACAGCAAAAGAGAATGCAGACAAAGCAGTCAGCCTTGTTTATAGTATTCTTGATGATGTAAAAGCTGGCCGTTTCACTGCTGATGAGTTCAAAGCAGCAATGGTTCCGTTGGCTGTTGATGAAGAACAGGCTGCTGCGGCACAGTCAAGCAGCGACCCATCAGTTTGGATGGCTTTATTGAACATCTATGCTGAAACAGGCAACGAACTATCACCAAATGACAGTGCCGCTTCTGCACCAGTATTCAAGACGCTCACACCACAAGATATCACTGCTGTGGCTATGAAGGTGATGACAAACGCTAAGCAGCGTGAGATTATTGTTAAGCCTGCTGCGCAAGAAGGTAAGCATACTTTTAAGTAA